In Phoenix dactylifera cultivar Barhee BC4 chromosome 11, palm_55x_up_171113_PBpolish2nd_filt_p, whole genome shotgun sequence, the following are encoded in one genomic region:
- the LOC103703300 gene encoding pentatricopeptide repeat-containing protein At3g18110, chloroplastic → MPLMALAGPPLPLSAASPSSRLPAHPNLRRTVAAATATTSTSSTTEDHSKPREFQYSRADPSVRWPNLKLDHSFHTQFPSPSPPVPTPNLPSTDPHSPKTMEEEPPETLGEESTETLDRKQFRTRSKKMSKLALQRARDWRQRVQLLTDRILALPPSALVADVLDHRGVQMTPTDLAFVVKWVGRHSWARALEVFEWLTLRRRHAPGPRLLAITISVLGRAHQDALAEEVFHLSDTGEPSVQVFNAMMGVYARTGRFAEVQELLNTMRDRGLEPDLVSFNTLINARAKAESLPPGSALELLQEVRRSGLRPDTITYNTLISACSRGAKLEEAMRVFEDMEASRCQPDLWTYNAMVSVYGRRGMTREVARLFRELGEKGFLPDAVTYNSLLFAYAKQGNVEMVERVCKELVDAGFKKDEITYNIIIHMYGKKGRLDLALQLYDDMKSNGCAPDAVTYTVLIDSLGKVDRITEAGKVMSEMVDAGVRPTLRTFSALICGYAKAGMRVEAERTFDHMVRSGIKPDRLAYSVMLDVFLRSNEIRKAMASYRAMMRDGFWLDNGLYEALLGVLVQANKDEEIEEVIKDMEEVCMMCPQVILALLVKGKCFVHGAEVLKRAVSQGKEFDHDILLAIVDAYVASERQTEALALLEFLREHAPNANHLITEASIMMLCKNQQMEAAIEEYNNMRMLGFGSFGRNSSLFEYLITCCEEAGLLSEASQLFSDMKFLGLEPSQKIYESMVNIYCKMRFPETAYHLVDQAEKAGISFSDLSTYIILIETFGKLKLWQKAESFVWKLRQISAVDRKIWNALIYAYAESGRYEQARAVFNMMMKNGPSPSVDSVNGLMQALIVDGRLDELYVVVQELQDMDFKISKSTVLTMLDAFVRAGNIFEVKKIYNGMKAAGYLPTLHMYRSMIGLLSRGKRVRDVEMMVAEMEEAGFKPDLTIFNSLLKMYTAIEDFKKTLETYQSIQEAGFKADEVTYNTLMVMYSRDRRPEEGFTLLNEMRKQGCEPKLNTYKSLLAACGKEQLWEQAEELFESMRSKGYRLDRSFYHIMMKIYRNSGNHSKAEHLLSLMKKDGIEPTIATMHMLMVSYGTAGQPQEAENVLNNLKSSGLDLSTLPYSSVIDAYLKNGDYNLGIMKLLEMKRDGVEPDHRIWTCFIRAASLCEKTNEAMVLLNSLSDTGFDLPIRLLTEKAGSLVMEVDHLLEELGPMEDNASFNFVNALEDLLWAYERRATASWIFQLAIKKSIYRHDVFRVAEKDWGADFRKLSAGAALVGLTLWLDHMQDASLHGSPESPKSVVLITGTAEYNMVSLNNTLKAYLWEMGSPFLPCKTRSGVLVAKAHSLRMWLKDSSFCMDLELKDALSLPESNSMKLTEGYFMRAGLVPAFKDIHERLGEVRPKKFARLALLPGEKRDKVIKADIEGREEKLHKLKKKGAVRARKPTRLRTGKFMRRQHKTEKTSN, encoded by the exons ATGCCGTTAATGGCGCTCGCGGGACCACCCCTCCCCCTCTCCGCCGCCAGCCCCTCCTCCCGCCTCCCCGCCCATCCCAACCTCCGGCGAACGGTCGCCGCCGCCACCGCCACCACCTCCACCTCGTCCACCACCGAAGACCATTCCAAGCCTCGTGAATTCCAGTATAGCAGAGCCGATCCCTCGGTGCGATGGCCCAACCTCAAGCTCGACCACTCGTTCCATACTCAATTCCCTTCCCCTTCTCCCCCCGTCCCGACCCCCAACCTCCCAAGCACAGATCCCCATTCCCCAAAAACCATGGAAGAAGAACCCCCCGAAACCCTAGGAGAAGAATCCACCGAAACCCTAGACAGAAAGCAGTTCCGGACCCGGTCCAAGAAGATGTCGAAGCTCGCCCTTCAGCGCGCTCGGGACTGGCGGCAGCGCGTCCAGCTCCTCACTGACCGGATCCTCGCACTTCCCCCCTCCGCCCTCGTCGCGGACGTCCTTGACCACCGCGGCGTCCAGATGACCCCCACTGACCTCGCCTTCGTCGTCAAGTGGGTCGGCCGCCATAGCTGGGCCCGCGCCCTCGAGGTGTTCGAGTGGCTCACCCTTCGTCGCCGCCACGCCCCCGGCCCCCGGCTCCTCGCCATCACCATCTCCGTCCTCGGCCGCGCCCATCAGGACGCCCTCGCCGAGGAGGTTTTCCACCTCTCCGACACCGGCGAGCCCTCCGTCCAGGTGTTCAATGCCATGATGGGCGTCTACGCCCGGACCGGGAGGTTCGCCGAGGTCCAGGAGCTGCTGAATACGATGCGCGACCGGGGGCTCGAGCCCGACCTCGTGAGCTTCAACACTCTCATCAATGCCAGGGCCAAGGCGGAATCTTTGCCCCCTGGCTCGGCCCTGGAGCTCCTCCAGGAGGTCCGGCGGTCCGGGCTCAGGCCTGACACCATTACCTACAACACCCTCATCAGCGCCTGCTCCCGTGGCGCCAAACTGGAGGAGGCGATGAGGGTTTTCGAGGACATGGAGGCTTCCCGTTGCCAGCCCGACCTCTGGACCTACAATGCCATGGTATCAGTGTACGGCCGGCGTGGGATGACCCGAGAGGTGGCGCGCCTATTCCGTGAATTGGGTGAGAAGGGCTTCTTGCCGGATGCAGTTACCTATAACTCTCTGCTGTTTGCTTATGCCAAGCAGGGGAATGTGGAAATGGTTGAGAGGGTTTGCAAGGAGTTGGTCGATGCAGGGTTTAAGAAGGATGAGATAACCTATAATATTATCATTCATATGTATGGGAAAAAGGGGAGGCTTGATTTAGCCCTCCAATTGTATGATGACATGAAGTCAAACGGTTGTGCTCCCGATGCTGTGACCTATACTGTGCTGATTGATTCGCTTGGAAAGGTTGATAGAATCACTGAAGCAGGGAAGGTGATGTCGGAGATGGTAGATGCTGGGGTGAGGCCCACTCTAAGGACTTTCAGCGCTCTTATTTGTGGGTATGCCAAGGCTGGGATGCGGGTCGAGGCAGAGCGGACATTTGATCATATGGTGCGGTCGGGCATCAAGCCAGATCGTCTAGCTTATTCAGTCATGTTGGATGTTTTTTTGAggtctaatgagattaggaaggCAATGGCGTCGTACCGGGCTATGATGCGTGATGGGTTTTGGCTGGACAATGGCCTGTATGAGGCCTTGCTTGGGGTTCTTGTACAAGCAAACAAGGATGAGGAAATTGAAGAAGTTATTAAGGACATGGAGGAGGTGTGTATGATGTGTCCACAAGTGATATTGGCACTTCTTGTCAAGGGTAAATGCTTTGTACATGGAGCTGAAGTGTTAAAGAGGGCTGTTTCGCAAGGCAAAGAGTTTGATCATGATATCTTGTTAGCTATTGTGGATGCCTATGTGGCATCGGAGAGGCAAACGGAAGCACTTGCTTTGCTTGAGTTTCTGAGGGAACATGCACCCAATGCCAATCATTTGATAACCGAGGCTTCCATAATGATGCTGTGTAAAAATCAgcagatggaagctgctattGAGGAGTATAACAACATGAGAATGCTAGGTTTTGGATCATTTGGCAGAAATTCTAGCCTGTTTGAATACTTGATCACATGCTGTGAAGAAGCTGGATTGCTCAGCGAAGCCTCTCAGTTGTTCTCTGATATGAAGTTTCTTGGCCTTGAACCTTCTCAGAAGATCTATGAGAGTATGGTTAATATATACTGTAAAATGAGATTCCCAGAGACAGCTTATCATTTGGTAGATCAGGCTGAAAAAGCTGGTATTTCATTCAGTGATCTTTCAACTTATATCATTCTGATTGAGACATTTGGAAAGCTAAAGCTCTGGCAGAAGGCTGAGAGCTTTGTCTGGAAACTCAGGCAGATTTCTGCTGTTGACAGGAAAATCTGGAATGCTCTTATATATGCATATGCTGAGAGTGGTCGCTATGAACAAGCAAGAGCAGTCTTTAATATGATGATGAAAAATGGTCCTTCACCATCTGTAGACTCTGTTAATGGTCTTATGCAAGCATTGATTGTTGATGGGAGGCTTGATGAGCTGTATGTTGTCGTTCAGGAGTTGCAAGATAtggattttaagataagtaaaAGTACTGTTCTTACAATGCTCGATGCCTTTGTGAGAGCTGGAAACATCTTTGAGGTAAAGAAGATATATAATGGTATGAAGGCAGCTGGGTATTTGCCAACTCTGCATATGTACAGAAGCATGATTGGTTTGCTCTCCCGTGGAAAACGAGTCAGGGATGTTGAAATGATGGTTGCTGAGATGGAAGAGGCTGGATTTAAACCGGATCTTACCATCTTCAACTCACTCCTTAAGATGTACACAGCAATTGAGGATTTTAAGAAGACGTTAGAGACATATCAGAGTATTCAAGAAGCTGGCTTCAAAGCAGATGAGGTTACATATAATACCCTTATGGTGATGTATAGTAGAGATCGGAGACCTGAAGAAGGTTTTACTCTTTTGAATGAGATGAGAAAGCAGGGTTGCGAGCCCAAGCTAAATACTTACAAAAGCTTATTGGCTGCATGTGGTAAAGAACAGCTGTGGGAACAAGCTGAAGAACTTTTTGAAAGTATGCGGTCAAAGGGATATAGGTTGGATCGTTCCTTCTATCACATAATGATGAAGATATATAGGAATTCTGGTAACCATTCTAAAGCCGAACACTTGCTATCTTTAATGAAAAAGGATGGCATTGAGCCGACAATTGCTACAATGCACATGCTTATGGTTTCTTATGGCACTGCTGGGCAGCCTCAGGAGGCAGAAAATGTGCTTAATAACTTGAAAAGTTCTGGCCTGGATCTCAGTACATTGCCATACAGTTCTGTTATTGATGCCTATCTCAAAAATGGTGATTATAACTTGGGAATAATGAAGCTGTTGGAGATGAAGAGAGATGGCGTGGAACCGGACCATAGAATATGGACATGTTTTATTAGAGCTGCAAGTTTGTGTGAGAAAACCAATGAAGCAATGGTTCTCCTTAATTCACTAAGCGATACTGGGTTCGATCTTCCTATCCG GCTTCTGACTGAAAAAGCTGGGTCACTGGTCATGGAGGTTGACCATTTGCTCGAAGAACTAGGGCCCATGGAAGACAATGCTTCCTTTAACTTTGTCAATGCTTTGGAAGACCTCCTCTGGGCCTATGAACGTCGTGCCACTGCTTCGTGGATTTTCCAACTAGCAATCAAGAAAAGCATATATCGCCATGATGTGTTTCG GGTTGCAGAAAAAGATTGGGGAGCTGATTTCCGAAAGTTGTCTGCTGGTGCTGCTCTTGTTGGACTTACGTTATGGCTTGACCACATGCAA GATGCTTCACTGCACGGGTCTCCTGAGTCACCTAAGTCTGTTGTTCTAATTACAGGGACTGCTGAATACAACATGGTTTCCTTGAACAACACCCTGAAAGCATACCTTTGGGAGATGGGCTCGCCATTTTTACCATGTAAAACTCGTAGTGGGGTCCTTGTGGCAAAAGCTCACTCCCTTAGGATGTGGTTGAAGGACTCTTCTTTCTGCATGGACCTTGAGTTGAAAGATGCATTATCTCTTCCTGAGTCAAATTCAATGAAACTCACTGAGGGATATTTCATGAGAGCTGGTCTTGTTCCAGCCTTTAAGGACATACACGAGCGACTGGGGGAAGTGAGACCTAAGAAGTTTGCCAGGTTGGCTTTATTGCCAGGAGAGAAAAGAGACAAAGTCATCAAAGCTGATATAGAAGGTAGGGAGGAAAAGCTGcacaaattaaagaaaaagggTGCTGTTAGAGCAAGGAAGCCAACAAGATTGCGCACAGGCAAATTTATGAGGCGGCAACATAAAACAGAAAAAACTTCAAATTAG